A single region of the Trueperaceae bacterium genome encodes:
- a CDS encoding nucleotide pyrophosphohydrolase translates to MADDLTQLTADLRSFVRARGWERHHAPKNLVMALSVEVAELLEHFQWLTNEESDALDAASLAAVADEVADVQIYLLELADRLGIDVAAAVRAKMVKNAVKYPAPAGAPRG, encoded by the coding sequence AGCCGACCTCAGGTCATTCGTCAGGGCCCGCGGCTGGGAACGGCACCACGCTCCCAAGAACCTCGTGATGGCGCTGTCCGTCGAGGTCGCCGAGCTACTGGAGCACTTCCAGTGGCTGACGAACGAGGAGTCGGACGCGCTCGACGCCGCCAGCCTCGCGGCCGTGGCCGACGAGGTCGCCGACGTGCAGATCTACCTGCTCGAGCTCGCCGACCGGCTCGGGATAGACGTGGCGGCGGCCGTGCGCGCCAAGATGGTCAAGAACGCCGTGAAGTACCCGGCGCCGGCCGGCGCGCCGCGCGGCTAG